The Natribaculum luteum genome contains the following window.
CTACCTTATGTGTTACAGTGACGGGGGTTCCCTGTTTTCGCCCTATCACCTCCCCTACGGGGAGGTGGTTTTCCCCCGATTCGGCAGTCTCGATTACTTGAAAATTACTTGTGAATATGCATGGAAGTCCTTTAAGGAATGGTGGTATACGAGCAAATATGACAGCACAGCCAATATGCAAGAAACCAGATGAAGAATCCGTCTCGATGGATGACGCCACCCTCGAAATTATGCAGATACTTCGCCTTCACGACGGGGAGGCCACCACTGGCACAATCCGCGACGAACACAGCACGCTAGACAAAAACCAGACCGTCCAATACAGGATCGACAAGAAACTCCGCGCCTGCGGCCTCGTGAACACACGGAAAGAAGACCACCCACAGTACCCGATGGGGGTTAACACCCACTTCTTGACGAGTGACGGTGTGGCGTGGCTCGACACTAACAACGGGGTACTTGATGATGTACGCTCGAACGCCGAAGCAGTCGAGAAATTGAACGAGGTTAGCGACGTAACCGCCCGACTCTACCAGCGCGTGGATGACGTGGAGGATGCTGTTGACCGCCTTGACAACCGGGAGCGAAGCCACAACACGAAACGCAAGAACCGGATTAATATGGTGGAAGACCAGTTACGGAAGGAGAACGAAGCACTCCGAGAACAGAATCGGAAATTGCAGAAGAAGGTGACTGAGTTGGAGAAGCAATTCTGGACGGTGAAGAAGTTACTTGAAGAATCCGACGCTGTGGGCGATCCTGATGAAAAGTACGCGGAAGAGTGGGGCTAGCTGGGGTCTCCGGCCTACCTATGTCACTGGATTTAGTTATGTTGTTGGCTTAATAGTGACTTCTATCTCCTCTTTCGTTATTGCTTAAAATCACGCTACTGAGTCAATTCCGGGTCGACGTCAAGGTCTGTTGAGTCGGCGTGGCCCCGAAGGGCCTTGATGACCAGCAACTTAATTGGCACATTCTTTACCGCGCTTTCGGTGCGGAGTTGCTGATGTAGGTCATCGGGAATCTCGATGTTGATGCGAGCCATAGTTTTCTAATCCAATGTCGACTGGCCATGCGAGTCATAAGAACCCTTAGTTCAGTAAGGAACTCATGCAGCACTATTCGCCGCTACGAAACTGTTCGGAGGCTTCCTGCTCCACGTCGATGAGATGAGTGATTGCCTCGTGGAGGGAATGACCGGTGCCGGTGATCTCGAAGTAACTGTAGTTTCCTGTCTCAGGGTCGTGTTTCGTCCAGTTGGCAACTAATCCAGCATCCACCAGCCTGTCGAGATGTTGGTGGAGGCCGTAACCGTCCTTCCCAAGCACGTCCGCCAACTCAGAGGCGCTCTTCCCGTCGTTCGTGTTGAAAAGCGCGTGAAGTATGGCAAACCGGTTGGGTTCGACCGCTAGCTCGAGAATGTCAAGGTAGTGCCCAATCCCAAAGGGGTTATCGTCGGAGAGGAGGCCTGATGCGTCATCATGGAGGATATTGTGGTTATCGTAGTGGAGTGCGGCTAGCACGTCATCGTGGTTGTGTACATCTCCCTTTTTGAGGTCTTCTCGTGAGACGAGGCCCTTTCGAAACTCGTGTTCGTCATCAATGGCTGCTCCTATAGGCTTCTCGACGCTTTGGTTGGGATCGTAGAAGTCGAGGAGTTCGGTGATGCGGTCGTCCTCGACTGGGATTTCGTGGTCTTCGATTAGGTCATATTCGAGATCAAGAACTGTACCGTGTTCGTCGTCGTGCTTGACGCTTGCGTGCGTTAGGGTTAATCCGAATAGCCATTCGATGTTTTCGAGAGTATCACTGTCTTTGTTTGTCTCCAATCCCGTCCAGATTTCTAATCCGCACCAGTGGCCGTCAGCATAGATCGTATCAGGGTGCTGTTGGAGGGCGTTGATGGCCATGCGAGTCCGCTGTTTTTGTTCAGCTAGCCGCTCCTCGTCGTTAGGATTGTTTGTCATATTCGGGTAGTCGTACTGATGAGCGATATAATTTCTTCAAAAAAGTGTTAATAGTTGAGTGGGTGGTGCTGGCGTTGGCTAGCAAAAGTGGATTCTGTGTTCTCGCACACGTATACAAATTCAATAAAATGCTATGGTTGTGCATACGGGTGCCCCACTTCACCACCCACTTAAGTTACTATGTTTTTGGGGTAAGGTATAAAGGCGGGTGGAACTCACGTAGAAATATGAACGAGACAAAGACAGTCTCCGACAACAAGAACAGCATGCTCAACAACCTTCAGTCAGCGCAACTCTCTGACGACGACATCGAACGTCTCTCCGGACGCGACGCAGTTGACCCCCGCGACTTCCACGGTCGGTTCGAAATCCCGGT
Protein-coding sequences here:
- a CDS encoding winged helix-turn-helix domain-containing protein — its product is MTNNPNDEERLAEQKQRTRMAINALQQHPDTIYADGHWCGLEIWTGLETNKDSDTLENIEWLFGLTLTHASVKHDDEHGTVLDLEYDLIEDHEIPVEDDRITELLDFYDPNQSVEKPIGAAIDDEHEFRKGLVSREDLKKGDVHNHDDVLAALHYDNHNILHDDASGLLSDDNPFGIGHYLDILELAVEPNRFAILHALFNTNDGKSASELADVLGKDGYGLHQHLDRLVDAGLVANWTKHDPETGNYSYFEITGTGHSLHEAITHLIDVEQEASEQFRSGE